In Xylanibacter ruminicola 23, a single genomic region encodes these proteins:
- the glmS gene encoding glutamine--fructose-6-phosphate transaminase (isomerizing): protein MCGIVGYIGNKEAYPILIKGLRRLEYRGYDSAGVALINDNGDLNVYKSKGKVDNLCEYCSDKNVSGTIGIAHTRWATHGEPSSRNAHPHYSESKNLAIIHNGIIENYAELKEKLQQKGVHFVSDTDTEVLVQLIEYIKEHKNLDLLTAVQVALYQVIGAYAIAVLDKRDADQIICARKQSPLVVGIGEDEFFLGSDASPIVEYTDKVVYLEDGNIAVIRRGQDLHVVNIQGEDQELAVKTVDIDLGQIEKGGYPHFMLKEIFEQPECLTNCMRGRVNVEADHVTLSALIDYRRQLLDAKRVVIVACGTSWHAGLIGKQIIESLCRIPVEVEYASEFRYRNPVVGKGDVVIAISQSGETADTLAAVQLAKEKGAFIYGVCNAIGSSIPRATDTGTYIHVGPEIGVASTKAFTGQVTVLTMIALALSEAKGTVKRDEYLKIVKGLSEIPMKIREVLQTNDKVADLARTFTYAHNFLYLGRGFSYPVALEGALKLKEISYIHAEGYPAAEMKHGPIALIDSDMPVVVIATHNAMYEKVLSNIQEIKARQGRVIALVSKGDDTIAKIADEVIELPDVLECLEPLVATIPLQLLAYHVAVCKGKNVDQPRNLAKSVTVE from the coding sequence ATGTGTGGAATCGTAGGATACATCGGGAATAAGGAAGCTTATCCCATACTAATTAAAGGCTTGCGCCGTCTGGAATATCGTGGTTACGATAGCGCTGGCGTAGCTTTGATTAATGACAATGGCGACTTGAATGTTTACAAGTCGAAAGGAAAAGTCGACAACCTTTGTGAATACTGCAGCGACAAGAATGTAAGTGGTACTATAGGTATAGCGCACACGCGTTGGGCCACTCATGGTGAACCATCATCGCGTAACGCACACCCACATTATTCAGAAAGTAAGAACTTAGCCATCATCCACAACGGTATTATCGAGAACTACGCCGAGCTGAAGGAGAAACTGCAGCAGAAGGGTGTACACTTTGTATCGGATACCGACACCGAGGTGCTGGTTCAGCTCATAGAATATATTAAGGAACATAAGAATCTCGACCTGCTCACAGCAGTACAGGTAGCCTTGTACCAGGTGATTGGTGCTTATGCCATCGCCGTACTTGACAAGCGTGATGCCGACCAGATTATCTGCGCCCGCAAGCAGAGTCCGCTGGTTGTAGGTATCGGCGAAGACGAATTCTTCCTTGGTTCAGATGCCAGTCCTATCGTAGAATATACCGATAAAGTGGTTTATCTGGAGGATGGTAACATCGCTGTTATCCGTCGCGGTCAGGATCTGCACGTGGTAAATATCCAGGGTGAAGATCAGGAGCTGGCCGTTAAGACCGTAGACATCGACTTGGGCCAGATTGAGAAGGGTGGTTACCCACACTTCATGCTGAAGGAGATTTTTGAGCAGCCTGAGTGCCTGACCAACTGCATGCGTGGACGTGTAAATGTAGAGGCCGACCATGTAACTCTTTCGGCACTGATCGACTACCGCCGCCAGCTGCTCGACGCCAAGCGCGTAGTAATCGTAGCTTGCGGTACTTCATGGCACGCCGGTTTGATTGGTAAGCAGATTATCGAGAGTCTGTGCCGTATTCCTGTAGAAGTAGAATACGCTTCTGAGTTCCGCTATCGCAACCCAGTAGTAGGCAAAGGCGACGTAGTAATCGCCATCAGTCAGAGCGGTGAGACCGCCGATACACTGGCAGCCGTACAGTTAGCAAAAGAAAAAGGCGCATTTATATATGGTGTATGTAACGCCATCGGTTCGTCAATCCCCCGTGCTACCGATACAGGTACTTACATCCACGTAGGTCCTGAGATTGGCGTGGCATCAACCAAGGCATTTACCGGACAGGTAACCGTGCTCACGATGATAGCCCTGGCACTCTCGGAGGCAAAGGGAACCGTTAAGCGCGATGAATATCTGAAGATAGTAAAAGGTCTGAGCGAGATACCTATGAAGATTCGCGAGGTGCTGCAGACAAACGATAAGGTAGCCGACCTGGCCCGCACGTTTACCTATGCACACAACTTCCTGTATCTGGGTCGCGGATTCTCGTATCCGGTAGCACTCGAAGGCGCCTTGAAACTGAAAGAAATTTCGTACATCCACGCTGAGGGTTATCCCGCAGCCGAGATGAAACACGGACCTATCGCCCTGATCGACTCCGACATGCCTGTAGTGGTTATCGCCACCCATAACGCGATGTACGAGAAGGTGCTGTCGAACATTCAGGAGATAAAAGCCCGTCAGGGTAGGGTGATTGCGCTCGTATCGAAGGGCGACGACACCATTGCGAAAATTGCCGACGAGGTGATTGAACTTCCCGACGTGCTTGAGTGTTTGGAACCGCTGGTTGCAACGATTCCTCTGCAGTTGTTGGCTTATCACGTTGCCGTTTGCAAAGGTAAGAACGTTGACCAGCCAAGAAACTTAGCAAAATCGGTGACAGTTGAATGA
- a CDS encoding GNAT family N-acetyltransferase, with protein MKQITLRAIEPEDLDLLYRIENDVELWNVGNTNVPYSRYLLHDYVANCKNDIYTDRQVRMMVENQAGEVVGVADLVNFDPANCRAEVGLIVLNSYRQQGYGTAMLQALADYAQRILHLHQLYAYVDCENKASLCLFEKAGYKVCAKIGDWLFDGAKYRDSVLIQYVFQKKCD; from the coding sequence ATGAAACAGATTACACTGCGCGCTATCGAACCCGAAGATCTCGATCTGCTATACCGTATAGAAAACGACGTAGAGCTTTGGAACGTTGGCAACACCAACGTACCATATTCGCGATACCTGCTGCACGACTATGTAGCTAACTGCAAAAACGACATCTATACCGACCGCCAGGTGCGTATGATGGTTGAGAACCAGGCAGGCGAGGTAGTAGGTGTGGCCGATTTGGTGAATTTCGACCCTGCCAACTGTCGCGCCGAGGTGGGACTGATAGTACTTAACAGCTATCGCCAACAGGGATATGGCACCGCCATGCTACAGGCTTTGGCCGATTACGCCCAGCGCATTTTGCATCTTCATCAGCTTTATGCCTACGTGGATTGTGAGAATAAAGCATCACTTTGCCTATTCGAAAAAGCCGGTTACAAAGTATGCGCAAAAATAGGCGATTGGCTGTTCGATGGAGCAAAATATCGCGATTCTGTGCTAATTCAGTACGTATTTCAGAAAAAATGCGATTAA
- a CDS encoding glycosyltransferase family 2 protein — translation MKLSVIIVNYNVRPYLTACLDSVQRALEDIESEVFVVDNHSDDDSVEVISRDYAWVHLINNRENLGFSKANNIAIRQAQGEYILLLNPDTVVAEETLKGVIDFMDQHPKAGGAGVRMHNADGTLAPESRRAIPTPFVAARKMLGFTKRYYMSYLSWDAPAQIEVVSGAFMLLRHKAIYEVGMLDEDFFMYGEDIDLSYRLLQGGWQNWYLPYDIVHYKGQSTSKSDFRYVHVFYQAMLIFFHKHYSHLSFFFSLPVKVAIYFRASLALVDIVRKKLHLG, via the coding sequence ATGAAGCTATCGGTTATTATCGTAAACTACAACGTACGCCCGTACCTTACGGCATGTCTTGACAGCGTACAGCGCGCTCTCGAGGATATCGAGAGCGAGGTGTTTGTGGTAGATAACCATAGCGACGACGATAGTGTAGAGGTAATCAGTCGCGACTACGCGTGGGTACACCTTATTAATAATAGGGAGAACTTAGGTTTCTCGAAGGCCAACAACATAGCTATCCGTCAGGCACAAGGTGAGTACATTCTGTTGCTGAACCCCGACACCGTGGTGGCTGAGGAGACACTGAAAGGTGTTATCGACTTTATGGACCAGCACCCTAAGGCGGGTGGGGCAGGTGTAAGAATGCACAATGCCGATGGCACCCTGGCACCCGAAAGTAGACGTGCTATTCCCACACCTTTTGTCGCTGCCCGTAAGATGTTAGGCTTCACCAAGCGCTACTATATGAGCTACCTGTCGTGGGATGCGCCTGCACAGATCGAAGTGGTGAGCGGCGCCTTTATGCTGCTGCGCCACAAGGCCATCTACGAGGTAGGCATGCTGGACGAGGACTTTTTTATGTATGGCGAAGATATCGACCTGTCGTATCGTCTGCTTCAAGGCGGATGGCAAAACTGGTATCTGCCTTACGATATTGTACATTACAAAGGTCAGTCGACCAGCAAATCAGATTTCCGCTATGTGCATGTGTTCTATCAGGCCATGCTGATATTCTTCCACAAGCACTACAGTCACCTCAGTTTCTTTTTTTCGCTGCCAGTTAAAGTGGCCATCTACTTCCGCGCCTCGCTGGCATTAGTTGATATCGTACGTAAAAAACTGCATTTAGGATGA
- the recR gene encoding recombination mediator RecR, producing the protein MIQQQYPSQLLEKAVQEFSKLPGIGRKTALRLVLWMLRQDDSDVTQFTAAVNELKCGVKYCKVCHNISDTDICPICADQRRDQTTVCVVENIQDVMAIENTQQFNGLYHVLGGVISPMDGMGPADIEIDSLIQRVGEGTVQEVILALSPTMEGDTTNFYIYRKLAPTGIKVSVIARGIAVGNELEYADEVTLGRSITNRTLFEEK; encoded by the coding sequence ATGATACAACAACAATACCCATCGCAACTGCTCGAAAAGGCTGTACAGGAGTTTTCGAAGCTACCGGGCATCGGCAGGAAAACCGCCCTGCGCCTGGTACTCTGGATGCTGCGTCAGGACGATAGCGACGTAACACAGTTTACTGCGGCAGTAAACGAGCTGAAGTGCGGCGTAAAGTACTGTAAAGTGTGCCACAATATCAGCGATACCGACATCTGTCCCATCTGTGCCGACCAGCGCCGCGACCAAACAACGGTGTGCGTGGTTGAGAACATACAGGATGTGATGGCCATCGAGAACACCCAACAGTTCAATGGTCTGTACCACGTATTAGGTGGTGTGATATCGCCCATGGACGGCATGGGTCCTGCCGACATCGAGATCGACTCACTGATACAGCGCGTAGGCGAGGGCACGGTACAGGAGGTGATATTAGCCCTGAGTCCAACTATGGAAGGCGACACCACCAACTTCTACATCTACCGAAAACTGGCGCCTACTGGCATAAAAGTAAGCGTGATAGCCCGAGGCATAGCCGTGGGCAACGAACTGGAGTATGCCGACGAGGTTACGCTGGGCCGATCGATTACTAACCGAACATTGTTTGAAGAAAAATAG
- the abc-f gene encoding ribosomal protection-like ABC-F family protein — MAKENPYLDVQHLTKSFGSLVLFRDLSFSIAEGQKVGLIAKNGTGKSTLLSILSGKEGYDEGEIIFRRDLRVGMLEQSPAFDPNESVLDACFNHQGDPEKVLKAKQVLTQLKIRDLEQPMRQLSGGQQKRVALANVLITDPDLLILDEPTNHLDLEMIEWLEGYLNRGNKTLLMVTHDRFFLDRVCSVILELDDQTVYTYRGNYSYYLEKRQERIDNRRAEIARANNLYRTELEWMRRMPQARGHKARYREEAFYELEKIAKQRIEERQVRLKSRNVYIGSKIFECQYVSKAFERPEAEPLTILKDFYYNFSRFEKMGIVGNNGTGKSTFIKMLLGQVAPDSGKFDIGDTVRFGYFSQEGLHFDDTQKVIDVVKDIAEYIDMGGGKHLTASQFLQHFMFTPEQQHNYVYKLSGGERRKLYLCTVLMKNPNFLVLDEPTNDLDIVTLQILEEYLQDFPGCVIVVSHDRYFMDKVVDHLLVFKGMGDIKDFPGNYTQYREWEKLQPDEPKEAKEQKAEKATKQSANNPQQKRKLTFKEKRELEQLEKDIEALEVEKKQIEEALCGGTTSVEEITTMSKRLPVLNDELDEKSMRWLELSEI, encoded by the coding sequence ATGGCTAAAGAAAATCCATACTTAGACGTGCAGCACTTAACGAAGTCGTTTGGATCGTTGGTGCTGTTTCGCGATTTAAGCTTTTCGATAGCCGAAGGACAAAAGGTAGGACTGATAGCCAAGAACGGTACCGGTAAAAGTACGCTGTTATCTATCCTGAGCGGTAAGGAAGGTTACGACGAGGGCGAGATTATCTTCCGTCGCGACCTGCGCGTGGGCATGCTGGAGCAGAGTCCCGCATTCGACCCTAACGAGAGTGTGCTGGATGCATGCTTTAATCATCAGGGCGACCCTGAGAAAGTACTGAAAGCCAAGCAGGTGCTGACACAGCTGAAGATACGCGACCTGGAACAGCCTATGCGCCAGCTGAGCGGAGGACAGCAGAAGCGCGTGGCACTGGCCAACGTGCTGATTACCGATCCCGATCTTCTGATACTCGACGAGCCAACCAACCATCTGGACTTGGAGATGATTGAATGGCTGGAGGGCTACCTGAACCGTGGCAACAAAACGCTGCTGATGGTAACACACGACCGATTTTTCCTGGACCGTGTGTGCTCGGTAATCCTGGAGCTGGACGATCAGACTGTTTATACCTATCGTGGCAACTACAGCTACTACTTAGAGAAACGCCAGGAACGTATCGACAACCGCCGTGCCGAAATAGCACGCGCCAACAACCTATATCGCACCGAGTTGGAGTGGATGCGTCGCATGCCTCAGGCCCGTGGTCACAAAGCCCGTTACCGCGAAGAAGCTTTCTACGAACTAGAGAAGATAGCCAAGCAGCGCATAGAGGAACGCCAAGTACGATTGAAATCCCGCAACGTATATATTGGCTCAAAAATCTTTGAGTGCCAATATGTATCGAAGGCCTTTGAGCGCCCAGAAGCCGAACCGTTGACAATACTCAAGGACTTTTATTATAACTTCTCACGCTTTGAGAAGATGGGTATCGTGGGCAATAACGGTACAGGCAAATCTACCTTCATAAAAATGCTGTTAGGCCAGGTGGCACCCGATAGCGGAAAGTTTGATATCGGCGACACCGTACGCTTCGGCTATTTCTCGCAAGAAGGTCTGCATTTTGATGATACACAGAAGGTTATCGATGTAGTAAAGGATATAGCTGAGTATATCGACATGGGTGGCGGCAAGCACTTAACTGCCTCGCAGTTTCTGCAGCATTTCATGTTCACACCCGAACAGCAGCACAACTATGTGTACAAGCTGAGCGGTGGCGAGCGCCGTAAGTTGTACCTATGTACAGTGCTGATGAAGAACCCCAACTTCCTGGTGCTCGACGAGCCTACGAACGACCTGGACATCGTAACACTACAGATTCTGGAAGAATACCTGCAGGACTTCCCAGGCTGCGTGATTGTAGTAAGTCACGACCGCTACTTTATGGATAAGGTGGTTGACCATCTGCTGGTATTTAAAGGCATGGGCGACATCAAGGATTTCCCAGGCAACTACACACAGTATCGCGAATGGGAAAAACTGCAGCCCGATGAGCCTAAAGAAGCCAAAGAGCAAAAAGCCGAAAAGGCCACAAAACAGTCCGCCAACAATCCGCAGCAGAAACGCAAGCTTACGTTTAAGGAAAAGCGCGAGTTGGAGCAGTTGGAAAAGGACATCGAGGCACTCGAGGTTGAGAAGAAACAGATAGAAGAAGCCCTTTGTGGTGGCACCACATCGGTTGAGGAAATAACAACAATGAGCAAGCGTCTGCCCGTGCTTAACGACGAACTCGACGAGAAGAGCATGCGCTGGCTGGAACTATCAGAAATATGA
- the yihA gene encoding ribosome biogenesis GTP-binding protein YihA/YsxC has protein sequence MEIKKAEFTLSAPMESMCPKDTKPEYAFIGRSNVGKSSLINMLTGKKNLAKTSATPGKTLLINHFIINNEWYLVDLPGYGFAKRSKKEVQKLEQMINGYILQREQLVNVFLLIDIRLEAQKIDLEFMEWMGTSSVPFAIIFTKADKLSASKVLQNLNAYKKVLSETWEELPPIFVTSSEKKQGRDEVLDYIEQINKGLKE, from the coding sequence ATGGAAATTAAGAAAGCCGAATTTACATTAAGCGCTCCGATGGAGTCGATGTGTCCGAAGGATACCAAACCCGAATACGCCTTTATTGGTCGTTCGAACGTGGGTAAGTCGAGCCTGATAAACATGCTTACCGGCAAGAAAAATCTGGCTAAGACCAGTGCCACACCCGGTAAAACACTGCTCATTAACCACTTTATTATTAATAATGAGTGGTACCTGGTAGATTTGCCCGGCTATGGTTTTGCCAAGCGCTCGAAGAAAGAGGTGCAGAAGCTGGAGCAGATGATTAACGGCTATATACTGCAGCGCGAGCAGCTGGTAAACGTGTTTCTGCTGATTGACATACGCTTGGAGGCCCAGAAGATAGATCTGGAGTTTATGGAGTGGATGGGAACCAGTAGCGTGCCATTTGCCATTATATTTACCAAGGCCGATAAGTTGAGCGCCAGCAAGGTGCTTCAGAACCTGAATGCTTACAAGAAGGTGCTGAGCGAAACATGGGAGGAGCTGCCCCCGATTTTTGTTACCTCATCGGAAAAGAAACAGGGCCGCGACGAGGTACTGGATTACATTGAACAAATTAATAAAGGATTGAAGGAATAA
- the rho gene encoding transcription termination factor Rho translates to MYTKEELESMDIPQLVGIADELGIKVSPDDQLTDVVYAILDKAAEQSATAEDSPKRKRTRIAKKDTSKVYTVNGEDGENLDSKSNRTRKKAEQPQLFADMPAAPAAPAEAEPEEAPKPKKRGRKSKAEKEAEEAAARAAIEAAAAKAAAEAEEFVVPEAAQFAVGADDADDEVAPNAIEQLREKMAATKVAAPESEYEPEEEPEQAPEAQEVAPDPMTDEVDENGVWMGDPGDGTDFITILDIPIEDQSAIPTLDMFDRPVAPVATEQPVLNRNVVPSSQPRYDFADLIDANGVLEILTDGYGFLRSSDYNYLSSPDDVYVAPQQIKRYGLKTGDVVECTVRPPHEGEKFFAMTDVRSINGRHPDEVRNRVAFEHLTPLFPEEKFTLCGDRATTNPSVRIVDLFSPIGKGQRALIVAQPKTGKTVLMKDIANAIAANHPEAYIMMLLIDERPEEVTDMARTVNAEVIASTFDEPAERHVKIAGIVLEKAKRMVECGHDVVIFLDSITRLARAYNTVAPTSGKILTGGVDSNALQKPKRFFGAARNIEGGGSLTIIATALVDTGSKMDEVIFEEFKGTGNSEIQLNRSLANKRIFPAIDIVLSSTRRDDLLLDDTTLNRMWIMRKFIADMNPIEAMSTVRDRLVTTRTNEEFLLSMNG, encoded by the coding sequence ATGTATACAAAAGAAGAATTAGAATCTATGGACATACCCCAGCTTGTGGGTATTGCCGACGAGCTTGGTATTAAGGTTTCGCCCGACGACCAGCTTACTGACGTGGTGTATGCCATACTCGACAAGGCTGCTGAACAGAGCGCCACAGCCGAGGATTCACCTAAACGCAAGCGTACACGTATTGCAAAGAAAGATACCAGCAAGGTTTATACAGTAAATGGCGAGGACGGTGAGAATCTCGACTCGAAGAGCAACCGTACCCGCAAAAAGGCCGAGCAGCCACAGCTGTTTGCCGATATGCCTGCTGCCCCCGCTGCCCCTGCCGAGGCTGAACCCGAAGAAGCACCTAAACCTAAGAAGCGCGGACGTAAGAGCAAGGCCGAGAAAGAGGCCGAAGAGGCTGCTGCACGTGCTGCCATCGAGGCCGCTGCTGCCAAAGCCGCTGCCGAGGCTGAGGAGTTTGTTGTGCCCGAGGCTGCCCAGTTTGCTGTTGGTGCCGATGATGCCGACGATGAGGTAGCACCTAATGCTATCGAGCAGCTACGTGAGAAAATGGCAGCTACAAAGGTTGCTGCCCCCGAGTCAGAGTATGAGCCCGAGGAAGAGCCTGAGCAGGCACCTGAAGCCCAGGAGGTTGCACCCGACCCAATGACCGACGAGGTTGATGAGAATGGTGTATGGATGGGCGACCCAGGCGATGGTACCGATTTTATTACCATTCTGGATATCCCCATCGAGGACCAGAGCGCTATACCTACACTCGATATGTTCGACCGTCCGGTAGCACCTGTTGCCACCGAGCAGCCCGTTCTCAATCGTAATGTCGTTCCCAGTTCGCAGCCACGCTACGACTTTGCCGACCTGATTGATGCTAACGGCGTATTGGAGATACTTACCGACGGTTACGGTTTCCTGCGTTCGAGTGATTACAACTACCTGTCGTCACCCGACGATGTATATGTAGCTCCCCAGCAGATTAAGCGTTACGGTTTGAAGACTGGTGACGTGGTAGAGTGCACCGTTCGTCCACCACACGAGGGCGAGAAGTTCTTTGCCATGACCGATGTTCGTAGCATCAACGGTCGTCACCCAGATGAGGTTCGCAACCGTGTAGCCTTCGAGCACCTTACACCACTGTTCCCCGAGGAGAAGTTCACCCTCTGCGGCGATCGCGCCACTACCAACCCATCGGTTCGTATTGTCGATCTCTTCTCGCCAATCGGTAAAGGTCAGCGTGCCCTGATTGTGGCCCAGCCTAAGACCGGTAAAACCGTGCTCATGAAGGATATCGCCAACGCTATTGCCGCCAATCATCCTGAGGCTTATATCATGATGCTGCTGATCGATGAGCGTCCTGAGGAGGTTACCGATATGGCCCGCACCGTAAATGCCGAGGTTATTGCATCAACCTTCGACGAGCCTGCCGAGCGCCACGTAAAGATTGCCGGTATCGTGCTCGAAAAGGCTAAGCGTATGGTAGAGTGTGGTCACGATGTAGTTATCTTCCTCGATTCAATCACCCGTCTGGCTCGTGCTTATAACACCGTAGCACCTACCTCTGGTAAGATTCTTACCGGTGGTGTGGATAGCAACGCCCTGCAGAAGCCAAAGCGTTTCTTCGGAGCTGCTCGTAACATCGAGGGTGGTGGTTCGCTCACCATCATTGCAACAGCTCTGGTTGATACTGGTTCTAAGATGGACGAGGTTATCTTCGAGGAGTTCAAGGGTACAGGTAACTCTGAAATCCAGCTTAACCGCTCGCTGGCCAACAAGCGCATCTTCCCAGCTATCGATATCGTGCTGTCTTCAACACGCCGCGACGATCTGCTGCTTGATGATACTACACTTAACCGCATGTGGATTATGCGTAAGTTCATTGCCGATATGAATCCTATCGAGGCCATGAGCACCGTTCGCGATCGTCTGGTAACCACCCGCACAAACGAGGAGTTCCTCCTGTCGATGAACGGATAA
- the tilS gene encoding tRNA lysidine(34) synthetase TilS, with product MLNKVRKFIEREKLLYRYDLHLVGLSGGADSVALLLILKDLGYRIEAAHCNFRLRGEESDRDEQFVRNLCKQHDIPLHVIHFDTKEYAALHKVSIEMAARDLRYGYFRQLCQDIGATDVCIAHHRDDAVETLMMNLSRGAGIHGLTGIRPKNDIVRRPLLCINRQEILEYLDSIGQPYVTDSSNLEADVLRNKLRLMVLPLLEEIAPGAMANIYKTANYLREAEEVYNKKIEDYKDNFISDNKFYKDSDITPSMPSILHEWLSPFGFNSTQTEQILDCMNETGREFLSATHRLVVDREFFEVEPITDPIKPLKIPETGTYRDEDQTAFKFEITTDTTVSREPYVATLDADKVQFPLTVRLVEQGDRFVPFGMKGSKLVSDYLTDQKVSILDKRHQEVVTDATGAIVWLIGRRTDNRFCVSKETTNVLRITVTF from the coding sequence ATGTTGAATAAGGTTAGAAAGTTTATTGAGCGCGAGAAGCTTCTTTATCGCTACGATCTGCACTTGGTGGGCCTGAGCGGTGGAGCCGACTCGGTAGCCTTGCTCTTGATTTTAAAGGATTTGGGTTATAGAATCGAGGCTGCGCATTGTAATTTTCGTTTACGTGGCGAAGAGAGCGATCGCGACGAGCAGTTTGTACGTAACCTCTGCAAGCAGCACGATATTCCGCTTCACGTAATTCATTTCGACACAAAAGAATATGCCGCACTACATAAAGTAAGTATTGAGATGGCTGCACGCGATTTGCGCTACGGCTATTTCCGTCAGCTTTGTCAGGATATCGGAGCCACAGATGTGTGCATCGCCCATCATCGCGACGATGCTGTTGAGACGCTGATGATGAACCTGTCACGTGGTGCTGGCATACACGGCCTTACAGGCATCCGCCCTAAGAACGATATCGTGCGCCGCCCATTATTGTGTATTAATCGACAGGAGATCCTAGAATATCTCGATTCCATCGGTCAGCCTTATGTTACCGATTCAAGCAATCTCGAGGCCGACGTGCTGCGTAACAAACTGCGTCTTATGGTGTTGCCCCTTCTCGAAGAAATCGCCCCTGGCGCTATGGCCAACATCTATAAAACCGCCAATTACCTGCGCGAGGCCGAGGAGGTATATAATAAGAAAATCGAAGATTATAAAGATAACTTTATATCTGATAATAAATTCTACAAAGATTCAGACATAACACCGTCGATGCCGTCGATACTTCACGAGTGGCTGTCGCCTTTTGGTTTTAACTCTACGCAAACCGAACAGATACTCGATTGCATGAACGAAACTGGGCGTGAATTTCTTTCGGCAACACATAGGTTAGTGGTTGATCGCGAATTCTTTGAGGTTGAGCCTATTACAGATCCGATTAAACCGCTTAAAATACCCGAGACAGGTACCTATCGTGACGAAGACCAAACGGCCTTTAAGTTCGAGATAACCACCGACACCACCGTATCGCGTGAGCCCTATGTGGCTACGCTCGATGCCGACAAGGTGCAGTTCCCGCTCACGGTGCGCCTTGTAGAGCAGGGCGACAGATTCGTACCTTTTGGTATGAAAGGCAGCAAACTGGTGAGCGACTATCTTACCGACCAGAAGGTCAGTATCTTGGATAAGCGCCACCAGGAGGTAGTAACCGATGCCACAGGCGCCATTGTGTGGCTAATCGGTCGCCGCACCGACAACCGTTTCTGTGTAAGCAAAGAAACCACAAACGTATTGCGAATAACAGTTACTTTTTAG
- a CDS encoding class I SAM-dependent rRNA methyltransferase, whose amino-acid sequence MMKKLYLKRGKEESLLRFHPWVFSGAIAQADDDLKDGDLVRVLTNHGDFIAVGHFQMGSIAVRVLSFRDVDIDADFWASRLASALKVRQSIGIADNPKNNTYRLVHGEGDNLPGLIIDVYDRTAVMQAHSIGMHLQRKQIAEQLVKVMGSRIDNVYYKSETTLPFMDDMENGFVYGGSEDNVALENGLKFYVDWLRGQKTGFFVDQRDNRSLLERYSAGKSVLNMFCYTGGFSVYAMRGGAKLVHSVDSSAKAIELTNRNIALNFEGDNRHEAFCEDAFKYLEQAGNNYDLIILDPPAFAKHRGALHNALKGYTRLNNKAFQKIQPGGILFTFSCSQVVTKDHFRNAVFTAAAQAGRKVRILHQLHQPADHPINIYHPEGEYLKGLVLYVE is encoded by the coding sequence ATAATGAAGAAACTATATCTTAAGCGAGGTAAGGAAGAGAGTTTATTGCGTTTCCATCCATGGGTATTCTCGGGTGCCATTGCGCAGGCCGACGACGATTTGAAGGATGGCGACCTGGTACGCGTATTAACAAATCATGGCGATTTCATCGCTGTAGGCCACTTCCAGATGGGCTCTATCGCCGTACGTGTTCTCTCGTTCCGCGATGTTGATATCGATGCCGATTTCTGGGCATCACGACTGGCCTCGGCACTTAAAGTGCGCCAATCCATCGGCATTGCCGACAATCCCAAGAACAACACCTACCGTCTGGTACACGGCGAGGGCGACAACCTGCCCGGACTGATTATCGACGTTTACGACCGTACCGCCGTTATGCAGGCTCATAGTATTGGCATGCACCTGCAGCGCAAGCAGATAGCCGAGCAGCTGGTAAAGGTAATGGGCAGCCGTATTGATAATGTATATTACAAGAGCGAAACCACACTGCCGTTTATGGACGATATGGAGAACGGCTTTGTATATGGCGGCAGCGAGGACAACGTGGCACTCGAGAACGGCTTGAAGTTCTATGTAGACTGGCTGCGCGGACAGAAAACCGGATTCTTTGTGGATCAGCGCGACAACCGTTCGCTGCTCGAGCGTTATTCGGCCGGCAAGAGCGTGCTCAACATGTTCTGTTACACCGGTGGATTCTCGGTTTACGCCATGCGCGGCGGCGCCAAACTGGTACACTCGGTAGATAGCAGCGCTAAGGCCATCGAGCTTACCAACCGCAATATAGCCCTTAACTTTGAGGGCGACAACCGCCACGAGGCCTTCTGCGAAGATGCCTTCAAGTATCTTGAGCAGGCAGGCAACAATTACGATCTGATTATTCTCGACCCTCCTGCATTTGCCAAGCACCGTGGTGCCCTGCACAATGCATTGAAGGGTTACACCCGCCTGAACAACAAGGCTTTCCAGAAGATTCAGCCAGGCGGCATACTCTTTACGTTCAGCTGCTCGCAGGTGGTTACTAAAGACCACTTCCGCAACGCCGTATTCACAGCTGCAGCCCAGGCAGGTCGCAAGGTTCGTATTCTGCACCAGCTGCACCAGCCAGCCGACCATCCTATTAACATCTATCACCCCGAGGGCGAGTATCTGAAAGGACTGGTGCTGTATGTTGAATAA